From a region of the Mercurialis annua linkage group LG1-X, ddMerAnnu1.2, whole genome shotgun sequence genome:
- the LOC126678444 gene encoding ammonium transporter 3 member 1-like — MAAPPFNPVPIAYQGGSAAVPEWLNKGDNAWQMISATLVGLQSVPGLVILYGSIVKKKWAVNSAFMALYAFAAVVICWVTWAYKMSFGDELLPFWGKAGPALGQKFLIKQAALPATTHYFKNGEVETAMAEPFYPMATMVWFQCVFAAITLILLAGSVLGRMNIKAWMAFVPLWLTFSYTVGAFSLWGGGFLFHWGVMDYSGGYVIHLSSGIAGLTTAFWVGPRSKKDRERFPPNNVLLVLAGAGLIWMGWAGFNGGDPYSANVDSSMAVLNTNICAATSLLVWTLLDVIFFDKPSVIGAVQGMITGLVCITPAAGIVQGWAAIVMGILSGSVPWFTMMIIHKRWTLLQKIDDTLGVFHTHAVAGLLGGVLTGIFAEPELCALFLPVTNSRGAIYGGSGGMQVLKQLVGGAFVIGWNVVVTSIICVVINLVIPLRMPEEHLLIGDDAVHGEEAYALWGDGEKYDSSKHGFYSDDTTHHKTPIVAAQAV; from the exons ATGGCTGCTCCTCCATTTAACCCGGTACCAATAGCATACCAAGGAGGATCAGCAGCGGTTCCCGAATGGCTAAACAAAGGAGACAACGCGTGGCAAATGATCTCGGCCACCCTGGTCGGCCTCCAGAGCGTACCGGGGCTCGTCATTCTCTACGGAAGTATCGTAAAAAAGAAATGGGCAGTCAATTCCGCTTTCATGGCCTTATACGCGTTCGCTGCAGTTGTCATTTGTTGGGTGACTTGGGCGTATAAGATGTCGTTCGGCGACGAGCTTTTACCGTTTTGGGGGAAAGCCGGACCTGCCTTGGGGCAGAAGTTTCTGATAAAACAGGCTGCATTGCCTGCAACTacacattattttaaaaatggagaAGTGGAGACCGCCATGGCCGAACCGTTCTATCCGATGGCTACGATGGTTTGGTTTCAATGCGTGTTTGCTGCCATAACGTTGATTTTGCTTGCGGGATCGGTACTTGGGAGGATGAATATAAAGGCGTGGATGGCTTTTGTGCCGCTTTGGCTGACGTTTTCGTATACGGTGGGGGCGTTTAGCTTGTGGGGCGGAGGGTTTTTGTTTCATTGGGGTGTTATGGATTATTCCGGTGGCTATGTTATTCATCTTTCTTCTGGTATTGCTGGCTTGACTACTGctttttgg GTGGGTCCAAGATCAAAAAAGGACAGGGAGAGATTTCCACCAAATAATGTACTATTAGTGCTAGCAGGAGCAGGATTAATATGGATGGGATGGGCAGGATTCAACGGTGGAGATCCATACAGTGCCAACGTGGACTCTTCCATGGCCGTCCTGAACACAAACATATGTGCAGCTACAAGCCTTCTGGTTTGGACTTTGCTTGATGTCATTTTCTTCGACAAACCTTCTGTTATTGGCGCTGTTCAAGGCATGATCACCGGCCTTGTTTGCATCACTCCTGCTGCTG GTATTGTTCAAGGATGGGCAGCAATAGTAATGGGGATCCTATCAGGAAGTGTTCCATGGTTCACAATGATGATTATACATAAAAGATGGACACTCCTCCAAAAGATTGACGACACTCTTGGCGTCTTTCATACACATGCCGTAGCTGGCCTCCTAGGCGGCGTTTTAACGGGTATTTTTGCTGAACCCGAATTATGCGCTCTCTTTTTACCTGTCACCAACTCTAGAGGAGCCATCTACGGCGGATCTGGAGGAATGCAAGTTCTGAAACAATTAGTCGGTGGTGCATTCGTCATTGGATGGAACGTTGTTGTTACGTCAATTATTTGTGTGGTGATCAACTTGGTGATCCCGCTGCGTATGCCGGAGGAGCATCTACTGATAGGGGACGACGCTGTGCATGGTGAAGAGGCATATGCGTTATGGGGTGATGGAGAAAAATATGACTCGAGTAAGCACGGGTTTTACTCAGACGACACCACGCACCATAAGACACCAATTGTTGCAGCTCAAGCTGTCTAG
- the LOC126678452 gene encoding uncharacterized protein LOC126678452, whose translation MREYARDEYEDYDEYEEEYEQDEYGEAEDEYEEEEEEKERKPSAEELEYLELRARLKEQYRKKLQRENGTAASRSQELKKKVPLDKFGSFFGPSQPVIAQRVIQESKSLLENPHLAFKALNPQKEKVSSSNGTGPKNGVNERVHKIRNEMKTKVEKLKNTRDYSFLLSDDAELPAPSKQPVPRNINVPKSEARPAHVPQKSRQLSGNSVRDIVGGREERKSVPMNGQMHSKSGPCRPTSMNKTISRPMDSRRQPGSNSGIGPGRPAGSKGLVPKMPLATVERKAPAPAPKTIMPATRKPLPPPLKPRPSVPRQHVEQKKTLQEPKKNVAMPKRPVESSRHQINKPLKRIPSHALQDNRPKKKPARPFYDDVAADDEEAIQMLRQMLGPKRWNAADDDDDISDMEANFDEIQQEEKKSLKIARKEDEEQLRLIMEEERRERERKMSKKKKLMQR comes from the exons ATGCGGGAATATGCAAGAGAT GAATATGAAGATTATGATGAGTATGAGGAAGAATACGAGCAAGATGAATACGGTGAAGCAGAGGACgaatatgaagaagaagaggaagaaaaaGAGCGAAAACCAAGTGCAGAGGAACTAGAATACCTCGAGTTGAGGGCACGCCTTAAAGAACAATATAGGAAGAAACTGCAGAGAGAAAATGGTACTGCTGCTTCCAGATCCCAGGAATTGAAGAAGAAAGTTCCTTTAGATAA ATTTGGGTCATTCTTTGGTCCTTCTCAGCCAGTTATTGCTCAAAGAGTAATTCAAGAAAGCAAGTCGTTGCTAGAAAACCCACATTTGGCATTCAAAGCACTGAATCCCCAGAAG GAGAAGGTCTCTTCTTCGAATGGCACAGGTCCAAAGAATGGCGTAAATGAGCGAGTGCATAAAATCAGGAATGAG ATGAAGACAAAAGTcgaaaaacttaaaaatacgAGAGATTACTCTTTCCTGCTATCTGATGATGCAGAACTCCCAGCTCCTAGCAAACAGCCTGTGCCTCGAAACATCAATGTCCCTAAATCTG AGGCGCGACCTGCTCACGTGCCACAGAAGAGCAGACAGCTATCAGGCAATAGCGTTCGAGATATTGTTGGTGGTCGTGAAGAAAGGAAATCAGTTCCTATGAATGGGCAAATGCATTCTAAATCAGGGCCCTGCCGACCAACTTCTATGAACAAAACAATTTCAAGACCAATGGATTCAAGAAGGCAGCCTGGTAGCAATAGTGGGATTGGACCCGGGAGGCCTGCAGGGTCAAAAGGCTTGGTTCCAAAGATGCCTCTTGCCACTGTGGAGAGGAAGGCCCCTGCACCAGCTCCAAAAACCATCATGCCTGCTACACGCAAACCTCTACCTCCACCTCTTAAGCCTCGGCCTTCTGTTCCAAGGCAACATGTCGAACAGAAAAAGACATTACAAGAACCAAAGAAGAATGTAGCAATGCCAAAACGTCCTGTGGAGTCTTCAAGACATCAG ATTAATAAGCCTTTGAAGCGGATACCATCTCATGCACTGCAAGATAATCGTCCCAAGAAAAAGCCTGCCAGACCATTTTATGACGATGTTGCTGCTGATGATGAAGAGGCTATTCAGATGCTTAGACAGATGCTTGG GCCTAAAAGATGGAATGCagctgatgatgatgatgatattaGTGACATGGAAGCAAACTTTGATGAGATCCAGCAAGAAGAGAAGAAAAG TTTGAAAATTGCACGGAAAGAGGACGAGGAACAACTCCGTCTGATAATGGAAGAGGAGCGGCGTGAGCGGGAGAGAAAGATGAGTAAGAAGAAAAAGCTGATGCAACGGTGA
- the LOC126678434 gene encoding protein RBL isoform X2 has translation MNASIIDPLQGDFPEVIEEYLEHGVMKCIAFNRRGTLLAAGCSDGSCVIWDFETRGIVKELRDRDCVASLTSVCWSRCGRRILVSSADKSLILWDVMSGEKITRIVLAQTCLLARLYPGSSAPSTCLACLLSSAPVIVDFNTGTTTVLPVTIPDMENGLAPPLRNKSSDGSPPLTPTAACFNKRGDLVYVGNSKGEILVIDHKSSQIHGMVTVPGGAVIKNIVFSRNGQYLLTNSNDRTLRIYENLLPLKDGHTALEDMSRTIDEVDAVEKIKTVGSKCLSLFREFQDTITKMHWKAPCFSGDGEWVIGGCASKGEHKIYIWDRAGYLVKILEGPKEAVIDLAWHPVHPIVVSVSLTGLVYIWAKDYTENWSAFAPDFKELEENEEYVEREDEFDLVPETEKVKESGVNEDDEVDIVTVDKDAFSDSDMSQEELCFLPAIPCPDVPEQQDKCVGSSSKLIDSNHSVSPLSEGAGQNGIAINHASSPLEGNINYHF, from the exons ATGAACGCATCAATAATCG ATCCATTGCAAGGAGATTTTCCAGAGGTAATAGAGGAGTATCTGGAGCATGGTGTCATGAAATGTATCGCCTTCAATCGTCGCGGAACTCTTCTAGCCG CTGGATGTTCCGACGGAAGTTGCGTTATATGGGATTTTGAGACCCGGGGAATTGTTAAAGAGCTTCGGGATAGAGACTGTGTTGCCTCATTAACAAGTGTTTGCTGGTCTAGATGTGGTCGTCGCATTCTTGTCTCGTCTGCTGATAAGTCGTTGATTCTTTGGGATGTTATGAGTGGCGAGAAGATTACGCGTATTGTTCTAGCGCAGACGTGCCTGTTAGCTCGCCTTTATCCCGGTTCCTCTGCTCCATCTACCTGCTTGGCATGCCTGCTTTCGTCTGCTCCTGTCATTGTTGACTTTAATACGGGTACTACGACTGTGCTTCCAGTTACGATACCTGATATGGAGAATGGACTTGCCCCgccgttacgcaacaaatcttCAGATGGAAGTCCGCCTTTAACTCCAACTGCTGCCTGCTTTAACAAGCGTGGAGATCTGGTTTATGTGGGGAATTCCAAAGGGGAAATACTTGTAATAGATCATAAAAGCAGTCAAATTCATGGTATGGTTACCGTTCCTGGTGGTGCTGTGATTAAGAACATAGTATTTAGCAGAAATGGGCAGTATCTGCTTACCAATTCGAATGACCGGACCCTCAGAATCTACGAAAATCTTCTGCCTCTTAAAGATGGCCATACTGCTCTAGAAGACATGAGCAGGACCATTGATGAGGTTGATGCTGTCGAAAAGATAAAGACTGTTGGATCGAAGTGCTTATCACTGTTCCGAGAATTTCAGGATACTATCACTAAGATGCACTGGAAAGCACCTTGTTTCAGTGGCGATGGAGAATGGGTAATTGGCGGTTGTGCGAGCAAAGGAGAGCACAAAATCTACATATGGGATAGAGCTGGATATCTTGTGAAGATCCTTGAAGGTCCAAAGGAAGCAGTCATAGATTTAGCATGGCATCCTGTTCATCCTATTGTAGTTTCTGTTTCATTGACTGGTTTGGTGTATATATGGGCAAAGGATTACACTGAGAACTGGAGTGCATTTGCACCAGATTTTAAAGAGCTAGAAGAAAATGAAGAGTACGTGGAGCGAGAAGATGAATTTGATTTGGTTCCTGAAACTGAAAAG GTGAAAGAATCAGGTGTTAATGAAGACGACGAAGTTGATATTGTCACAGTTGACAAAGATGCTTTCAGTGATTCAGACATGTCTCAAGAAGAACTGTGCTTCTTGCCGGCAATTCCTTGTCCTGACGTCCCTGAACAGCAGGATAAGTGTGTGGGAAGTTCTTCAAAGTTGATAGACAGTAATCATTCTGTATCTCCTCTTTCAGAAGGGGCAGGACAAAATGGAATAGCAATAAACCATGCATCGAGTCCACTGGAAGGTAACATCAACTATCATTTTTAA
- the LOC126665250 gene encoding uncharacterized protein LOC126665250, giving the protein MVWQPKMKFEIRDTRTYCIFHEDYGHETDGCRDLKEEIERMIDAGELRKFIAHKTKSSDKGEKMSKYDKGKEKEKERPSKILGTIHMINGAGHSSSTIRRKQKREVMNIRETYMPPVIFDVEDYEHVKALHNDALVVTTIIENWNMERILIDEGSAANLMTNDAYKMLGGTAARLRRVPIPLSGLGSPSINPLGAVTLEVIIGPERGINKKVMSLFNIVDMELTYNAIIGRPFLHESALVTSIRALAMKVPTEKGMVTLRGDQNIAKTCYDESVVDLQENKSEKKGE; this is encoded by the coding sequence ATGGTGTGGCAGCCTAAGATGAAATTTGAAATCAGAGACACAAGGACATACTGCATATTTCATGAGGATTATGGGCACGAGACGGATGGGTGCAGAGACTTAAAAGAGGAAATTGAGAGAATGATAGATGCAGGCGAGCTGAGGAAGTTCATAGCTCACAAGACGAAAAGCAGTGATAAGGGGGAGAAGATGAGTAAATACGACAAaggaaaggaaaaagaaaaagagaggcCGTCAAAAATTCTGGGAACTATACACATGATCAATGGAGCAGGGCACAGTAGTTCGACAAttagaagaaaacaaaagagaGAAGTGATGAACATCAGAGAAACCTACATGCCACCGGTGATCTTTGACGTTGAGGATTACGAGCATGTGAAAGCGCTCCATAATGATGCTTTGGTGGTAACCACCATCATCGAAAActggaacatggagcgaatcctTATTGATGAAGGAAGTGCTGCAAATCTGATGACGAATGATGCATATAAGATGCTGGGAGGAACCGCAGCAAGGTTGCGCCGAGTACCGATCCCGCTATCTGGACTCGGGAGCCCCTCAATCAACCCACTAGGTGCCGTCACTTTGGAAGTCATAATCGGCCCGGAAAGGGGGATCAACAAGAAGGTCATGTCGCTATtcaacatagtggacatggaactGACATACAATGCCATCATagggagacctttcctccatgaaTCAGCGTTAGTAACCAGCATAAGAGCCCTGGCGATGAAAGTACCAACCGAGAAGGGAATGGtaacgctgagaggagaccagaACATCGCCAAAACATGCTACGACGAGTCTGTTGTagatctccaagaaaacaaatCAGAAAAGAAAGGAgagtag
- the LOC126678434 gene encoding protein RBL isoform X1, producing MNASIIDPLQGDFPEVIEEYLEHGVMKCIAFNRRGTLLAAGCSDGSCVIWDFETRGIVKELRDRDCVASLTSVCWSRCGRRILVSSADKSLILWDVMSGEKITRIVLAQTCLLARLYPGSSAPSTCLACLLSSAPVIVDFNTGTTTVLPVTIPDMENGLAPPLRNKSSDGSPPLTPTAACFNKRGDLVYVGNSKGEILVIDHKSSQIHGMVTVPGGAVIKNIVFSRNGQYLLTNSNDRTLRIYENLLPLKDGHTALEDMSRTIDEVDAVEKIKTVGSKCLSLFREFQDTITKMHWKAPCFSGDGEWVIGGCASKGEHKIYIWDRAGYLVKILEGPKEAVIDLAWHPVHPIVVSVSLTGLVYIWAKDYTENWSAFAPDFKELEENEEYVEREDEFDLVPETEKVKESGVNEDDEVDIVTVDKDAFSDSDMSQEELCFLPAIPCPDVPEQQDKCVGSSSKLIDSNHSVSPLSEGAGQNGIAINHASSPLEEDTGGTRVKRKRKPSEKGLEMQAEKVRKPFKTLKSSGRISKVKSKCAELDISNGLSGDDVSDE from the exons ATGAACGCATCAATAATCG ATCCATTGCAAGGAGATTTTCCAGAGGTAATAGAGGAGTATCTGGAGCATGGTGTCATGAAATGTATCGCCTTCAATCGTCGCGGAACTCTTCTAGCCG CTGGATGTTCCGACGGAAGTTGCGTTATATGGGATTTTGAGACCCGGGGAATTGTTAAAGAGCTTCGGGATAGAGACTGTGTTGCCTCATTAACAAGTGTTTGCTGGTCTAGATGTGGTCGTCGCATTCTTGTCTCGTCTGCTGATAAGTCGTTGATTCTTTGGGATGTTATGAGTGGCGAGAAGATTACGCGTATTGTTCTAGCGCAGACGTGCCTGTTAGCTCGCCTTTATCCCGGTTCCTCTGCTCCATCTACCTGCTTGGCATGCCTGCTTTCGTCTGCTCCTGTCATTGTTGACTTTAATACGGGTACTACGACTGTGCTTCCAGTTACGATACCTGATATGGAGAATGGACTTGCCCCgccgttacgcaacaaatcttCAGATGGAAGTCCGCCTTTAACTCCAACTGCTGCCTGCTTTAACAAGCGTGGAGATCTGGTTTATGTGGGGAATTCCAAAGGGGAAATACTTGTAATAGATCATAAAAGCAGTCAAATTCATGGTATGGTTACCGTTCCTGGTGGTGCTGTGATTAAGAACATAGTATTTAGCAGAAATGGGCAGTATCTGCTTACCAATTCGAATGACCGGACCCTCAGAATCTACGAAAATCTTCTGCCTCTTAAAGATGGCCATACTGCTCTAGAAGACATGAGCAGGACCATTGATGAGGTTGATGCTGTCGAAAAGATAAAGACTGTTGGATCGAAGTGCTTATCACTGTTCCGAGAATTTCAGGATACTATCACTAAGATGCACTGGAAAGCACCTTGTTTCAGTGGCGATGGAGAATGGGTAATTGGCGGTTGTGCGAGCAAAGGAGAGCACAAAATCTACATATGGGATAGAGCTGGATATCTTGTGAAGATCCTTGAAGGTCCAAAGGAAGCAGTCATAGATTTAGCATGGCATCCTGTTCATCCTATTGTAGTTTCTGTTTCATTGACTGGTTTGGTGTATATATGGGCAAAGGATTACACTGAGAACTGGAGTGCATTTGCACCAGATTTTAAAGAGCTAGAAGAAAATGAAGAGTACGTGGAGCGAGAAGATGAATTTGATTTGGTTCCTGAAACTGAAAAG GTGAAAGAATCAGGTGTTAATGAAGACGACGAAGTTGATATTGTCACAGTTGACAAAGATGCTTTCAGTGATTCAGACATGTCTCAAGAAGAACTGTGCTTCTTGCCGGCAATTCCTTGTCCTGACGTCCCTGAACAGCAGGATAAGTGTGTGGGAAGTTCTTCAAAGTTGATAGACAGTAATCATTCTGTATCTCCTCTTTCAGAAGGGGCAGGACAAAATGGAATAGCAATAAACCATGCATCGAGTCCACTGGAAG AGGACACGGGAGGAACGCGTGTGAAAAGAAAACGCAAGCCTTCTGAAAAGGGGTTAGAGATGCAGGCGGAGAAGGTGAGGAAACCCTTTAAGACATTGAAATCTTCTGGTAGAATCTCAAAAGTAAAAAGTAAATGTGCTGAGTTAGATATTAGTAATGGTTTATCTGGAGATGATGTTTCTGATGAATAG
- the LOC126678460 gene encoding uncharacterized protein LOC126678460, with product MALSSSIAIFFFVSTLFSGDAVRNMGGEQSLMSYTKRNNVSGCNGEHTRVATLYPYSTQTWHGACFHDTNGYVSYNRDHGLGYIVISTWEAESKWCKDSYEFKVGGHTIGSDTFYLSWTNPHQVVFDSSHKDLRTSIRQNGVEVYLTNNGLCDQTMGKAKETL from the exons ATGGCTCTATCTTCATCCATcgccatttttttctttgtatCGACATTGTTTAGCGGAGATGCAGTGCGAAATATGGGCGGCGAACAGTCTTTAATGTCATACACCAAACGTAACAACGTTAGCGGTTGTAATGGAGAACATACTCGTGTAGCAACTTTATATCCCTACAGTACTCAAACTTGGCACGGCGCATGTTTTCACGACACCAATGGTTATGTATCATATAATAGAGATCATGGCCTTGGTTACATCGTCATTTCG ACTTGGGAAGCAGAAAGCAAATGGTGCAAGGATTCATATGAATTTAAAGTAGGCGGCCACACTATAGGAAGTGATACGTTTTATCTATCTTGGACCAACCCTCATCAGGTTGTGTTCGACTCCTCCCACAAAGACTTAAGGACCTCT ATAAGACAGAACGGAGTTGAAGTTTATTTGACTAACAATGGACTCTGTGACCAAACCATGGGAAAAGCTAAGGAGACATTGTGA
- the LOC126665259 gene encoding conglutin beta 5-like, with translation MAAQDLYNEILKKVLEFVQANLDRLANEAKRTNDNHEETMKILRENFSPNSARRRGRTENAEPSRQGPTRRKNERRNEGKNGGRNKKEESPEKHEHRRDDSEEKTREKRPETARTRTTPEAGSILEERSEGRRKRRMRHRRAKNRTMTQEKRSQRKKG, from the coding sequence ATGGCAGCGCAAGACCTCTACAACGAGATTCTGAAGAAAGTGTTAGAATTTGTCCAGGCGAACTTGGACAGATTGGCCAAcgaagccaaaagaacaaacgacaaCCATGAAGAAACAATGAAGATcctaagggaaaacttcagTCCAAATTCTGCCAGACGAAGGGGCAGAACAGAAAACGCAGAGCCAAGCCGTCAAGGGCCAACCAGAAGGAAAAATGAAAGAAGAAACGAAGGGAAAAACGGTGGGAGAAACAAAAAGGAAGAAAGCCCAGAGAAGCATGAACATAGAAGAGATGATTCTGAAGAGAAAACCCGAGAGAAGCGCCCAGAAACGGCGAGAACCAGGACGACACCCGAAGCGGGCTCAATTCTAGAAGAGAGGAgcgaagggagaaggaaaagGAGGATGCGCCACCGAAGAGCAAAAAACAGGACAATGACGCAGGAAAAACGCAGTCAAAGAAagaagggttaa